The Lathyrus oleraceus cultivar Zhongwan6 chromosome 5, CAAS_Psat_ZW6_1.0, whole genome shotgun sequence genome includes the window CAAAGTGTGGTATGATCTCTTGATCTGATACATGTGACTGTGCACCTTGAGCTGTGGATACAGTAGAGTGAGAAGCAGGAGTATCAGCACCTTGGGTGACGTTAACAGAAAGAACATCATGAACTGGCGTGCGAGGTGCTCTATCCAAGCGTGCTTCATGTGAGAGCAACATTGTTTCAACAACAATCAAGTCACACGGTTGATCACGATATTGAATGATCGAGGCTAAGGCTTGATACTCTGGAGGTAAACCTTCCTCAATCGCTTCCAATTGGTCTCTGCGAAACAGGATCGCCAATTGATTCAAGAATATCAACAATCTGTTGAATTCAACCTAAGTACTGAGCGATGATGCATTTCCTTTCTCCATGCTACGAAGCTCATAGCGCAACTGTCGTGACTTCGCATAGATCTGAGTCCTTTGAAATTGATGTATGACGGACCAAACTTCGTGCGCATGAACCCATTTCACCACTCGAGGGAGAACTGAATCTGAGAGCATAGTTAGAAGCCACGTAAAATGGAgtgaatcctcttgatgccatAAGAGATACACAGGATTTTCAGTATCGGATGCGCGATCCGCAGTTGAGAGAAAGCGAGGAGGAATCGAAGGATTCAAGAGATGGCGATGCAACTTGTGAATTCTCCTGATACCTTCAACTTGCTGCTTCCATGAGAGGAAGTTCGTGTTATCAACTTTGATGCTGATTTGTTGCGCGAAAGTTTTGAAAGCATTCTTCAACGAAGAAGCTTCAACAGTTTTCGAAGAAGTTCCACCTTGCGATTTGGGAGGATTGAGAGGTTTCAGTGGAAGCCATGGCTATGGTAGATCACAAGCTCATGGTACCATATTAGGAAAAGATAAAAGAGGCATAATTGAGAGAAATGATTGAATTAGTTATATTCAATGTAACTGAATTGAGTTAATATAGTTACATCAATCAGTATTTATAAAAATACTGATACACTAAGTTTATTATATTTGACAGCTCAGCATAGAGTTTGTTACCGTCTAACAAACACTTAACTAACTAACTCATCAAGAGTATATTAATTCTAATATACCCTAATAACTACTATTTCAATCATTCAAAAGTTTGTTTTCTATAGTAAAAAGGACCACTTATTCTTGCTGCCTCCATTGTTCTGTACTATTGAAGCCCATAATTTTTTTATCGTAGCTACTATCAAACCATCACTTTTGCCATTTTACAAATACTGAAACTATATAATTATGATATATCATTGAGTTTCTTTTGGGAATAACTAAATTTTGCATAGAAGTGTGAATAAATATATATGCATTTTCTTGCTGCCTTTTTTAACCAAATATCAATAAATGTGTGGGAAAGCTACAAATGTTCTGATTATTTGGTATTGCCTTGTTTTAATTTGAACAGAAAAACTACTTGGATGTCTATCGCTTTGAATCTTGGGGTGGATCAGTGATTCCAACATATACTATTGACCAACAGGTTTGTCTTTAATTATTACATCAGATTATATGCATCACCCCTTGATTTTTGTTGattattttgttatttttctttttcatatgATATCTAGTTATTGTTATTCTATCGCAAGCTGTTCACTATCCTTAATGTCAGATTCTTGATTGAATTCTACACCAAACAAATCCCAGCATCCTTGGTTTACAAAAATTATCATACTTACTGATAATCTTATGTGAGCTTCACTGTAGCATTTAGTGCCTATTCGATGCTGAAGATTTAGATGTTTGACAAATTTTATCTTCACGAGTAAATGAAGATAAAATGATCCATACATACATGTTGCAAGTAGTTAGCCTAAGTATCCATGTTAAAGTGCCAATTAAGTTTAAGAAAGCTTATGTATATtttacttttttatttatttatactTTTACCTTCTTTTCATCAATTTAACTAAAGGATCTCTTTGGTTTTTAAAATCAAACCACattttcttatttatttaaaTGATGGTTACCAGATAAAGGACTATTATCAATTTGCATAACGGCATTCTAATCCGGCAAAATTTGTTCACATTGAATTCCATCCACATCCACTACAGACAAATTACCTTTTTTCCTTGCATATTCTTAGAAATGGAGTTATTTAGGATATAGTTGGGAACATATGCATCACTAAGTCCAATTTCTCAACAAAAATTTTTAGATCCCTTTTCTATATATTTTTTGATATAATCCATGGGTTTTGGATGCACTGTATGAAATTGCATCTCAGTCCAAAAATAAGTATTAATGACAGAGCTGTTGATATTACAGTTCATTCCAACAACATTGACCCTTGATCCAGGAGTAACCAGACCACCTCCTCTTCTTAGTGAAGCGGATTTGCTGAGTTGTATGGACAAGGCAAGAATGATATTGAATCTTACAGACTTAATCATATAATTAGCAGTATCATCATTTCCGGCCCATAAGTCAAAATATGTTTCATTAAATATTGACAATTGTATAGGAGGGCATTGGTACGGATGCTACAATGCATGATCACATCAAGAAGCTGCTTGAACGATTTTATGCAACTAAGGATGCTAGCATGCGTTTCACACCAACTAATTTGGTAAGCTCATATTGTTGATTTTGAAAGGATTTTTTTTTTCTGTCAGTGATCTCCAATCTCCATGTCATTTTTCGTGGATTGTTGACTTGTTTTACTACTGTTATGAGAAGTTACCGTGTAAGGTTAGTAGATGATATAGAAAGTAATTAATGAACCATTATGTGATTAATTCTCTCTAATAAAAGTGATATTATGTTCACTGTTGGAGCATTATTCTACAAATTTGTGATATTAACTCTAGATTTATGGATTGGGCCCTATGAAGCACAAACACCCCGAATATGATCCTGACACTAACACGGTGACACCAgtaataatttttaaaaatgaataaattaaacGTAATAACAAGTGTCGGTACAGGAGTCTGCTACCGGCATGGACACAGACACCTTTTTACAGAGGTGTCGGTGCTATATAgattgggcctaactcaaccctacaaaaccaGCTTGTAAGGTGAGGGTTGCCCAAGCTTTATAAACACTACACATGCCATATCTTTCTAAACAATGCGAGACTAAATCCACTTCTTTAAACCCAATACAATGTAGGTGTTGGGGGTTGCATTGAATACAACAAGGCAAATGCCACAATTGAGCGACTAGGGGCGGATCACATTGAATGCGGAATTCTCAACACACCCTCTCACGCTCAGGCCTCAACTAGCCCGAAACGTGAACGTTGCGTGATTTCCAAGAGCAGATATAGGATAGGCTGAGACAGTGAGATACCATCAGATATAGGATAGGCTGAGACAGTGAGATACCATCTTAGAATTTTGGATTAGGCCTAATTCAACCCTACAAAATTGACTTGTAAGGCGAGGGTTGATCAAACTTTATTAATACTACACATGACATATCTTTAAGCAATGTGATACTAAATCAACCCTTCAAACCCAACACAATGAAGGTGTTGGAAGTTGCAATGAAGGCAAGACAAATGCCACAATTAGGCGACTAGGGACGGATCACAATGAAGGCGGAATTTCCAACAGTAATTGAAAGCTTACATTAAGTTGTCAACCATATAGTTTAGGTTGACAACTTCATTTCTTGGAACATGAAATGACTGTGACTTCTATAGGAGAAATAACTATGATATGTGTAAACAAGAATTGATATGCGTTCTGCATTAATTTTGACAAAATCTAATATACAATTACATTACATAAGCAAAGAGTACGCCTAACACAGACCAGAGATCTGCATAAAAATAATTCCCCTAAAACATGGTACACGGGCATTGGTTATTTTGTATGTTATAAATCCTTGTCATTTTATTTTCTGTAGATATGTAAAATAGAATGACATGAGCATGGTTATTTGTTTGAAGATATGTTATGATTATATACGTTTTACTCGTGCAAAGTTTTTCTTCATGTTAATGCTGGAAGAATCTTTTTTCTTAATTGTGTAGCTTTAGTGTATTTTATTCTCAAAGATGTAATTGTGCTGCTATAAGAAGTTAGTTAGTTAGCAGTCCATGCAAAATAATGAAGTACAATATTTTTCTTAACTTGTATTCTTTTTACTGATCATGGATTTGATATTACTGTAGGGCGAGGCACTTGTTATGGGATACGATGACATGGGGTAAGTAATTCCCTTTATTTTAAAGATGTCGCTTGTCTCACTCAATGGGATGTCTTGATTTTGTAAACTTTTCATGATAAAAACTGGAATTTAGGTGGAATTGAATTTTGGAAATATTAGATCGAAGAGTTTTTGATAGGTGTATTTTTAGTTTAGGAACAAATGAACAATTAACCATTCAACTATAGAGATGTTCACGATTTCGCTCGTCCTCATAGTGATTGGCATTGGTTAATGGTTTTCAAAAAGTGGTAAATGGTTCACCAACAAGTAATCGTTTGGGTTGTTTATTATTCCTAAAATGAAAACAATTATTTCTCAAAATTTCTTCATTTCTTCACTCACGTTGTTTCAATCATGTATATAAATTAAGACAAGGATCCATTTTGGATAAACTTTTCGTATTATACTCAAGATGAATGAGCCATTTCTCTAAAATGACAAAACTTATATATAGTACCCTACCTGCAGCTAGTATTGTTCTCCAATGAAAATATAATATGTCAGATTCTGCTAGACTACAATACATTGTGAAGAAATGGACGAAGGATCTTTTACGACCTCACTAGTTGATGTGGGTTCTCATCACCCATGTCATCTAGGATAGGCTATGATTGGTTGAAATGAAGGCAACCCATTGTTGGCTGCAATCAAGGTAGCAAGGGATGAGGATTGCAAAATCAGAGTATCCTAGATTGGGAACTTCGATACTATCTTAGAATTTTTAAACCTAACCCATTTCTTAAAGTCAGCTCAAGGAGTGAGGATTTCCCCAATCTCATAAGGCTTTCTTGTGATAAGGTTGGAAAAACTCTAGCACCTCGTGTAAAAGATACATGGCTACGATTTTTTTTGATAAAAAAGGACACCCTCACCTTACAAGTCGGTTTTGTAAGGATGAATTAGGTCCTATCCAAAAATCTAAGATGGTATTAGAGTTTATCCGCCAAACCACTCATCATATTATCTACGCACCCAGACCAATATTGCTGGAGCGAGGAGGTGTATTTGGAAAGCTGAAGTCCCACATTAAGAAGAGATAAGGTGTGAAACGAGTTAATAAAGAAGAATGACCTCCACCCTACAAGTCGGTTTTGTAATTATCTACGCACCCAAACCAATATTACTGGAGAGAGAGAACATGTATTTGGAAAACTGAAGTCCCACATTAAGAAGAGATTAGGTGTGAAAAGAATTTATAAAGAAGGTTCCTCACCCTACAACCCAAATTCAAAGAGTAAATTAGATTGAGGGTGGGCAATAGCTGGATATAGAAGGAGATCAAGAAAAGTTGCAAGTTAGAATTAGACTATTAATAAGGTATTTACTGGGGATTTCGGGaattttttctttatattttaAAATGCGGGACAAGATAGAATCCTTTCGTTATGCTCTTTTTAAAGAAAGCGCTTTTTTGCTCTAACTTGAGAATCAAAACTGGGATTTGATTAGGAAATTCAAGACTGGTAAAAATAAAATACACTACGATTATTTAGTGGAGGTTACATTAAGAAACATATTGTAAGATACAAAAATGATTCAAATTTATAAAGGAAATGTTTGCTAAACTTGACACATTTCACGAATGGATATTTGATCCGTCAACCTTAAACTATAGTATTTATGGTGCTCAATAGAGGCTCCTCGTTCTCGTGGGAACATATAGTGAGACAAATCCTGCAATATCTTGTTGACCTTGTCTAGAACCATTATGAATTGCCTAATGAGATTAAAGAGTATATCAATAATAGACTTGGTCTATGGTTACTATTCTTCCTGGCATGATCTTTGATATGCTATAACCATGCAAATATTAACACACGATCAACAACTTGTGAAGTGAATATGTATAAATGCACATAATCTAACGACTAAATAATCAAAGTTTGTAAAAACAAAATTCTAGGTTTGCAACACAGTTCGAGTTTCACCCAAAATGGTTCGATTTTGTTGGAGATGAGAAATAGGAGATTAGAGTAAAATGAGAAAAGTAGGAAAGGGTCAGAAGAGATGAAAAATACAAAACTTTTCACAAACTCAGATGAAAAATAGGTGGTTTCACATTTTCTACTTTCGTCTATGGCTACACCTAAATATTCACTTTTCCACACGCGTACCCTATCTATATACCTAGTCACTTGATTAAGATATGCGTTTTGCATTAAAGAGTGAACCTAACACAAATTTTGTTTTGCATTTTTATTATTCTATCCGTGAGGTTTCAGGTATAAACTATGGAAACCATATCTGAGAGCAGTTATGGAACGTGACATGAAATTGGTCGGTGAAGGGAATAAAAGCAAAGGTGAAGTCCTGGATACTAGCTTGCAGCAGATGAAAGCTTGTTTCTTAGATGTATGCTACTATTTCGTTCTTTCTATGTAATTATTAGTTTTAGCAATCAAGGTTTGGTTCTGCCGTCAAATTTATAACCCTTATTTAAAAATATGTCATGTTAATGACATGTGAAGGTAGTAGGAAGTTCTATTATATCTTGTAACTTTTTTCCTGCTTCAagatatttttcttctcttttatATATCTTAATCTCCTTTATACTTTTGCATATTCTATTCTTATGTTATGTTTCTTCTTGAAATTTGGCATATAAATCTCATTCCTCTTTACAAGAAACAATATAAATCTAATTGCCATATGTCACCAATGAAGAATGTCTTCACAATATAAGTATTGTACCAAACCTTTATGAATTATAAAAATGTCAAATACTCCTTAAAATTATTTTCGGAGGTATTGATACAAAATTAATTTAAGTAGGTTTTCCATGCGATCTGGCCAATATGATTTTTCCCCCCTGATTATGGACAATGTGTACTTCAATAAATGATCACTTGTAAATGTATGCAGGCAAGATTAAATAAAGTGAAACTTTTAGAAGCCATGGCAATATTTTTCGAAAGGTAGTCATCCCTTCACCTTTGGCCTCATGGATTCTTCGATATATAAAATGTTAATGGATCTTCGTCCACTCTTGCAGATCAAATAGAGTTGGCAGTGAGCATCAAAATACAACCGAGGAAGTTGTTCGGCGGTGTGGACTTTGCCAAGAATCAGATATGGTGCTAAAGAAAAATCGAGTATGTTCTTAGGTAGCTGTGGTTCCTAGGTGGAAATAATGGTATTTCATGAGGTCTGGGAGGGGGTTCTAATGTTTGTTTAATGGCTGGGTGAGCGTTTAAAGAGGGTTTAAGGTTTGTCTGGGAGGTTACGTCAATTTAATAATAATCATACACAATAATTTTATTAACAACTTTTTTTAATTAGCCTAAAAAGTGTCGATGGATCTTATAACTTGGGATGGGGGGAGTACTAACAATATTAGCATTGGCCGTTTCAAAAAAAGTTAGGCCATTTTTGTGGATTCTTTTAATGTGGCTGTTAATCAATTGGACTGTCAACAAGAAGGAATGTAGTTGTGGAAGTTAGGTTGTTGGATTTTATGGTTTGCAACATGAAACATAGGGGGAGCACGATATATCTAGTTGATATAAGATTGAAGTATGAAATAATTTATCCTTGAAACATAGGGGGAACACGATATATCTAGTTGATATAAGATTGAAGTATGAAGTAATTTATCCTTGAATTACAAGTGAATTTTGCGGTGTTTATATATTATGTACATTGTGCAAGAGAGCATGCTTAATTATATTGATATTGTAGTTTTAAATCTTTTATCTTATTCAAGTTTAATATTATATTATCATCTACCAGGATGGCAAATTTATGGTTGGATGCTTGGGTTATCCTCAGGTTTTTGTTTTTTGACCCTTTTTTGTTTCAGACTCTTGTTAATTTATTAATATAAAAAAGCTTTACACTTGGAATTGCCAATACATCTTGGAAGTGTTGTCCCTCACTGTCACTTCTATTGATTATAACCTACTGGCACTAAAATAAATTTGCCTTTCTCATAAACAGTGTAGAAATGTTGTCTGGCTCCCTGGATCAATATCAGAAGCGGTTGTGACCACCAATACTTGCAACAATTGCACTCCTGGTTTGTGATTTAATAGATAGCATTAAGATACTTGATTAGCTTCTTATTGAAAAATACATCAGTGTTTTGCATGCTAATGCATGGTTTtggctctctctctctctctctctctctctttacCCCCATTTTAAATTAAAAAACTTGTGAGCACTTAAGGAGGCAAAGTTTTATGTTGTAAAACTAGAAAATGCTCACCCAACACATACTTAATGTGAActgttgattttttttttcttttcttttaattCTAAAATATTGGAAAAATAGCTCTGATATCTTAGATTAGTTCTTTAGGATTGGTAGTGGGATCCACAAGGCTGAACCATTAGTCTATAAACCAGTACTTGGAATGTGTGCACTAAGCAGCATGAGAAGTAACTGTCTGATAGTATTATTGAGTATTGACCATGAAATAATATGTGGAAGATTTGATTAATGATAATTTGTGATCTTGATAGATGGATTAAGAGGTTTGAGACATAATGTGAAGTTCAAAATATCAAGTTGGCCAAATTAAGTATGGAGGGAGTCACATCTAGTGTTTGTCAAGGAGGATCCTCTCATGAAAAAATAACTTGAGGGGACAATAGCGTCGAGATTAAGGGGGAAAACAATGGAAATTCCTACGAAGAATTAACCAAATTAAAGCAAATTGGAAGTGTATAATAGTAATTAAAGCAGTTGAGATATTTCTCTGATCTAGTTTCCTTTATCTTCTACATATATTAATGTGGCTTGGTCCTATCCCCATGATAGCTAACTTTTAAGAGAGGGTTCCCCAAGTGTTGAATACATATCGAATGGCGCCAAAACTGGTTATTAGTATATCTCAGGAAGGGCTACATATAAAGGGGCTAACCGGAAAGGCTGAGTGAAGTGTAGTAGAGCGCAGCTGTTGGGAGGTTAGCTTTCAGGGGCGGTGCTATGATAGGGACTTCAATATTATAGGGTGCATATCTGTGACATCTAGTAGTATGAGATGCTAAATGGAATATTTAAGTGGCTTGGTTCTCCCTCCTTGATAACTAGCTTTTAAGGGAGGGTTTCCCATGTGCCCGAATACTTATCACATCATCGGTAGTTTTGTCAATTCAAATGATCAATTGCTGGATGCTTTTACAAATGTTTTAGAGCTTCTTGAATAGGCTATATTTATAATATGATTGGCACATATGACCTATGGCTCAGCTTGAGGAGTGTCAGAAACTTGTATTATTATGTAAATAAATGTCCAAGTTCAGCGTACTATGTAAATATAGTAACTAGGGAAATTGTAACTTCTATATATTACATTCATCATATAAATATTTAGCTCATGGTGTAGTTGAAACACATTGTTTTCGGTATACGCCTCTCATATCTCTCTCAATAGTATAGGTCAACTGGTCTGATATATATTTTAGTGATGTTTGTTCCATGTCTTGTGTTAGATATTATTTTAATCTCTAATTGTAGAAAATATTACAGGTCCTGTTTTCTTAATTCAATTCAAGTTTCGGCAGCTGGAAATACCACCAAGCTACAATGTCAACCATTTGGGTAGGTGCATGTCCTTTTTagattttcttgatatttttaaTTTGTGAGATTACATTCCCAACTTTTTAAATATATATGTGGACCTTTACATTTTTTAAATACCAATCTGGTGGCAACATTCATTGCAAGTTTGTATGCTTTGAAAAATGAATTTTCCCATTATTTAGTTTTTTTATTATCTGGCAAAGGAGCAATTGGAAagaaaagaatatgcaaaaatgattctttgaaatattgattCTTCAACATATAAATTCATTCGCATTGATATGAGAGTTACTGAAACCCTTTTAAGTTGAAGCACTTACGTTTTGTAAATGCATGTGTTAATAGGTTGCATTGGTGGCTGTGACGAGATTCTTATACAGTTGACAGAAATATGTGGCACTGGCCCTCGCATGCCAGGTCTGTATAGATGGCTAAATAGTTAGTAACATTTACAAAAATATATTGGATTGTACATATTGTTTCATATGAAATATTGGCTCAGTGTAAGCTATGTTTAAATTGAATTAGATTGTGTTAATAGTTTATTCTGCTGATATCAGCTGCACATAACGTACAATTGTCAGCAATATAGGGTTTTACTTCCCACCTATCAAAGTCAGTATCAAGGAGATTCAATTGAGATGTTATATAGTTGCTGCTTCTAAAAATAAAATGAAACCGGGCTGTTATGTAGTATATATATATACCTTTGCATTCTGTTCACTAGTTACATCAAATAGTGACAGCATATAGTGGAGTTCCAGGCCCTTAGGTTTTTGTGATTGACTTTATATTTAATCAATGTTATAGTTCTACTTGCTCACTTTATAGGCATAAACAAACTCACTCTAGAGGAGCCTTCTTTAGGTTTTCCCTTATTTTCTTTCTCTGATTCTCTGTCTTTTGATAATTGATAGGCTGAACAATATTTGTAAGCATTTAAAACTCTTGAAATTAAAACTTTTTTAGGATATATTATGATTTATTTATGGATATTGTTATGGACCTTAAGCATGTTTTTATGCTTGGCAATTTTTATCTTACCTTCTTTGGCTATTCAGTATTTTGGACAATATATGATCTGAACATGTACTTATAAGGGGGGGCCACCCTCACCCTACAAGCAggttttgtagggatgagttaaACCTAAACCACaattcttaacatggtatcaaaAGTCTTGTTTAAAATCCATTGGaccacccaccatttatttccacgctccagatgTCCACTTTAGGCGTGAGGGTGTGTGTTAAAAGTCCCACATTGGATAATATATGGTCCAACCATGTGCTTATAAGTGGGGCTATCCTAACCCTACAAGTCGGTTTTGTAGGGATGAGCTAGCTAAACCACAATTCTTAACACAACATAAAATGAGATTTTATAGAATTTCGCAGCTACAAGTCAGTAACAGAGTAGAATGCATTTTAAACCTGTTTACTGGCATTCCGATTGATTTCATGGATATGTATTAGAATCCAATAATTATACCTTATCATTTTTTTCCAGCAAGAGCTCGAGGACCTACTCCAGCAACCAGCAACGCCCATCCTACTCCAGCAACCAACAACGCCAATCATACCAACCCAAGGCAGTCAGCTTGTTTGCACTGTCAAGAAACAGGGCACTCTTCTAATGATTGTCCTTCACAAACTCGACGCTCCAGGAATGCCCAACATCCTGAAACGAACCAACAAAGTGGTAAGGTCTCTGGAATTTAAAAATGCCATAACAGTGTAGACAGCCTAGAGAAATAAGAAATGTATCTTAGACATTTTAGTGTGGACATTGGGAAATGAGCAAGTAGTGAGAGTCAACCAGGGAGTTTATTATAAGACGGTTTGTTATAAAACTTCATGGTAAAGGCTTTTATTGTTGTCTACTAATTTATATATCTCATTGTTACACTAGTTGAGATTATGATTTGTGTTGATATGTATATTTTTTTTTACGAGGATCTAAAAAATAAGAATTGAATTATTCTCCAAAATAGGAAAGAAATCTTAATTTTGTACTATTTTAGATTTTCTTGCAAATCACTTGTAAATATATTTTTCCGTCATTGTTTACCAGCTATCAATATCAATACTGAAATTTAAGGGATTGTATCTTTTAATAAACCTTTACACAATGTAGGAGAATCATCTGTTTCATGTAGCTCATGTGGAGCACCAGGTGTTTTGCGAACTGCAAATACAGCAAATAACAGGGGCAGGAAGTTCTACACATGTCAATCACAGGAGTGCACCTTCTTTGTGTACGTGAACTCCTAATTCATGCCAAAATCATTGACACTTGGCGATGTCTATAGTATATAAAGTAGAGTAAATAATATTCCAACCTTGATTTCTTTTCATCCATAAATAACACAAGCTGACCTtaatttcaattttatttttaaagaGACACACTCTGTTTCATTATGTGCTTGATAATATCTTTCGAACAGCTTTAGAGGAACAAAACATATTGCTTCTTATTGAGATAGCTATTTGCTCATGTAAATCTTATAACCTCTATTACAGATGGGAGGATAGCATCAACAATGGCACTGGAGGAAGAGGCTCTGCACGTTCAAATAATGTTCCAACATCCACCCGTGGTCGAAATGGTGGTCGTGGACCTCGTGGTAGGGGTCGGAGTGGATCTAATTCTTCTAGTGGGACATTTGTGACAGCCACCGGGGATCCTATTTCTGGTAGAAGGTGCTTTACCTGTGGTGATCCATCCCACTTTGCTAACGTCTGCCCCAATCGTGGAGTCTGATGTCTCTTGCTGATTCTCATTAGCCAGAAGGAAATTTTGGTGGGAGATCCAGAACCTCTATTTTGTACGTGTTTTAAGAAGCAATGATACATCAATTATGTTAAATATAGTGTAGTACGATACTTCATCTGATCACTGTTCATGCTTGGCATAAAGGAACTTGAAGAATTTGCTTATTGAAAACCATGAATCTTTAAAGAGTCAATTTCAATTTTATCTTTTTAGGTCAGGGTGCATATTTAATCCCCGGATCCCATCACTTATGGGATACATGTATCCCCTGAAGCCACATGATAGGATTTGTGATCTATCAACAAGGGTATTGACACATTTTGATTCCTGTCAGTAGGTCATATATGCAAACTTCAAATTATTAGGTCCCTTTAATCTGCGtgacttttttttaaaattttaaattgTGTTAGTTTTACTTATTAACAAAGAAACTAGATCCTACACATGTTAGGTTTTTGTTTAGAGGTTGCTCTTCCCACCCTTAGTGGTGAAGAACTATTCTAatgaaatttgaaaatgcccTTCAATAAATTTAGAATTACATCTTTGATCGCACCTATTCCACACCAAAACACGTATTAAGTAAGACCCACctttcatttttttcaaaatttgtaTGGAAGTATATATATTATGATTAATTTATACAATGATTTTGTTTATTTCAAAATTTAGTGGCAACATTGGAAGTGCAGTTCTGAGTTCCAAATTTGTCAAATGAGAAATTTAATAAAACCCCATCTTATATGTATGTTTCACTAATGACTATACCACACTTTATTCTTCAAACTGTACCAAAACCTTCTTTAAAACACAAATAATATTTTTACTTCAAAACAAGAATCTAGAATTTAAGTTAATGTACATGTATTTTCTTCCTCATTACTTGTTATAATTTAGTTTTTGGTTTGAAAAAATGAACGTTGTGTTTGAAACTGTAATTTCAGATTGTCGTTGAATGTCATATGGAATTGTATTTCTAGATTACTGCATGGTTGAATTTGgtgcatttttaatttttttgtgcTATGATTGACTTTAGATATGGTGCATTGTGATGCTGCCCCCAAAGCTATTGTGTCTATGAATACTAAACCGGTTAATGTCAAGGTAGATATTGGTACCATATGCTCTAATGGATCCATATAGAGGGTGTCAAATTGGGGTTCGACGTTGTAATCGTGAGGTCAGATCATAGTTCTGATAGAAGATAGACATTTGTGATATTGAGATGCAAAAGAAGTGACAAGTACACAAAATCTATCGGA containing:
- the LOC127079131 gene encoding DNA topoisomerase 3-alpha gives rise to the protein MAGRSVTVLNVAEKPSVAKAVAQILSRNPGIRGRDGRSRYNKIFEFDYTIRDQPCKMLFTSVIGHLMELEFDARYRKWHSCDPADLFQAPVHKSVPEDKKDIKRTLEEEARRCQWLVLWLDCDREGENIAFEVVDVCTAVNPHLTIKRARFSALIASEIYQSVQNLVEPNKWFADAVDARQEIDLRIGASFTRFQTMLMKDAFNIDTVTDGRNTVLSYGPCQFPTLGFVVERYWEIQAHEPEEFWSINCSHRSDEGTANFSWGRGHLFDYTCAVIIYEMCIEEPTATVTNVRQQEKLKYPPHPLSTIELEKRASRYFRMSSEHTMKVAEELYQGGFISYPRTETDNFSSRTDLHAIVQEQQAHPEWGIYAQRLLNPETGLWRNPRGGGHDDKAHPPIHPTKFSAGESGWSQNHRNIYELVVRHYLACVSKPAVGAETTVEIDIAGELFSACGRVILEKNYLDVYRFESWGGSVIPTYTIDQQFIPTTLTLDPGVTRPPPLLSEADLLSCMDKEGIGTDATMHDHIKKLLERFYATKDASMRFTPTNLGEALVMGYDDMGYKLWKPYLRAVMERDMKLVGEGNKSKGEVLDTSLQQMKACFLDARLNKVKLLEAMAIFFERSNRVGSEHQNTTEEVVRRCGLCQESDMVLKKNRDGKFMVGCLGYPQCRNVVWLPGSISEAVVTTNTCNNCTPGPVFLIQFKFRQLEIPPSYNVNHLGCIGGCDEILIQLTEICGTGPRMPARARGPTPATSNAHPTPATNNANHTNPRQSACLHCQETGHSSNDCPSQTRRSRNAQHPETNQQSGESSVSCSSCGAPGVLRTANTANNRGRKFYTCQSQECTFFVWEDSINNGTGGRGSARSNNVPTSTRGRNGGRGPRGRGRSGSNSSSGTFVTATGDPISGRRCFTCGDPSHFANVCPNRGV